The DNA region accccccctctcccccccccccaacaacactcgttcccatcatcatgacacatccattggatttggtaagtacatctttgggcacctctgcacctcatagacaatggttcacatcatggcccatactctcccccattccatccagtgggccctgtgaggatttacaatgtccggtgattacctctgaagcaccatccagggcagctccatgtcccaaagacgcctccacctctcatctcttcctgcctttccccatacccatcgtccaccatgtccacttttcccaatccaatgccacctcttctatgtggacattggattggttgtgtccattgcccctctatgtcaagaggaggctcagattccacatggatgctggatgcaatcctcccattttcagttgtaatcactctaggctccatggtgtggtggttgtccttcttcaactccatcttagctgagtgtggtaataTTCATATAGCCGTGTCTTGAATAAACAGAGACCCTCTGAAGGTAGCTCTACACAGTTTAGGTAAAGCACACACCCTTTCAGGCACTCAGAttcttttcaaaacaaaaagaaaagactaGTCCTTCTAGGCATATTCTAGGTTTTGAAATCAAGATCACAAAACAAATCTAatcaatgttaaaaaataataagttccattattttttaacattgatTAGATTTGTTTTGTGATCTTGAAAGTGTATAACCTACTGGTGAACAGACTTTGAGCATCTGTCACTATTCTGGTCATATTCCTTATACTATTGTAAGAATAAATGTTAGACTAAATTTTATGATGATCACATATAACACATGCCTGAGAAGGagggaaatattttcctttactttaaaataaagggaaatagaGGTAAAGGGAAGAAAAAACCTAAAAATTTTCTAATAATGATTCTTACAAAATGATTCAATTTTCCTGACTCTAAATCATGCGACAACCATTGGTGGCACTTCCTAAAATACTTTTGAATATTTCATACTGAAACTTCTGATAAAAAAGAGACCTTCCATGAAAAAGGTATAGTTGAAATTACTGCTCTTCCCCTTGAGAACAGTGCTTTAATTCCTTGAaggtttcctttcatttttctggaGGTTAAATTGGAAGGTAGAACTTTACTAATATATACAGTTACTGTGGAGAGTAGGAACCAATCCTCTTCATGTGGTCCTTAGTAAGGTATGATTGCTTTTAATTTCTAGAGCTCTTTGCAAGTTATGAATATGGACATTTTTCTTAACATGCTTTCTTATGAACTACAGTATGTTGAAACAATTATGCTAAATTTCTATCATGTCTAATAGGCAAATCATTTCCAGTGTTAATTTGCCTCTTCCTTTTACCTACCCCACTGTCCTCTGCCAGATTTATGAGAGTTTCCAGTGTTCCCCTCATGTACAGGCCTCCATAAGGATACAGACCCAGCCCTGTCCCACTTCCTGGAAAGGAGCCCATCCTAGATACAGACACCATGTGCCTAattccttctttaaaaacaagcctgaaaaaataaaataaaaccaaccaaccaacctgCTTTATAACTCATCTTGTCAGTGCCAGGTCAGTATCTTCGCaatctttaaacattttcaaaaccTCACTGATCCTGAACAATGTGTCcacactctccagttcatcttTGGTAAGTGAAAACAATCCATCAATATATTTCTAAGGGCTGTGCATCATCACTGGCCTCTTGAATACAGTGACTGAtgtgaaagaagggaaggaagggagatagggAGGAGGGAGCTGGCAGTGAAGGAAAGTTTCTGCTGCCTTTAATTTGAAACTGGTAGTGTTTGATGGCATCAGATAATTGTACTAGTGCTTACTTTACTTTACACACCATTCATAATATTCCAGAGAGATAAGTGTTGGGGAAGGACAGTTGTACAGGATGTCATCATAGGGGGGACCTGATATTCACCTAGCAAATCCCTCTATGGATATATTAATTCACCCTAAAATATTACAAGAAATGGAAAATTGGTTTTACACAGCACCTCCAGAAATGGGAAACTCATATCTGTCTAAGTCAGGTCACACATTCTTTGAAAAGCTTAATTATCAGGGAAAATACTAATCCTGATCTGAAATAAATCTTCCTTAAGAATATTTTGCATGTGTtctcattgcaattgattaaaGACCTTTCCTCTATTGAATCTTTCAAGAAACTGTTTTGATGTTTCTTTTAGGGTAATTTTATTCTCAGCATTATATACATGAGGACAGTGAACACTGAATTGCTAAttgaaatgttcaatatcataCAGTTGAAAAATGAGACAGTTGATATTTTTCCTAGAATCTTTTATTCCAAAAGATTTACATTTCCACTAGAGTATGGGGATTTAAACAAACCATTTATTACATGATAACATACTTTTAATTCATGTGAGAAAGAATGATCTGGATATATCATGAAATGAAGGTAATCATTTCTAACAGCCCCAAAAGATTATTTCAGTAAATGATCTTCATGTGGCAAGTTGCAAAACTAACTTTTCTGTCACCAGGGTCTAGCTGTGTGCCCTGAATAAGGCTGGCATTTACATTCTCTAGAGTGAACATGCCAAATGTTGTTTATTTTGGAAAGAAACTAATGTTTCGGTTGCCCCACACCTTTAGCGAAGTTCCTGTTTTAAGAAAGTAGCCCAATTCACCATGGTAGTCGAAAGAAGAGGTTATAACTATACCTAtctttttattcttcaaaaatgtttaCTCTTGTAGCAAAGTTGAGAGTTAAACTTTGCTCCTGATATACCTATAGCTTCTTTGCATAAGGAAAACTTATAtagaaatattcatttattaagaAAGTATCAATTCTGTGGAGGTATAAATTATCTCTTCATTAATGCTGAGTTGTGGAAGGAGATATCTCCTGAAATCCAATATGAAAAAAACTGTCTTTTAGCAATGAGAGGAGAGTTTCAAATTTTACTAGCAGGAAGAGGTCTTTAGAGCCTAAGAACAGAAAGGAATAAAGGTGAGTTCTCTTTCTGGTCACCATATGAAGCCAGTAAAAGCTATCAACATCATCGAGAAGCTGAACTACACCAGTCCTCCAGAAACCTGTTCTATGCGTGCTTCTTCCACCTTTCCTCTCCTGAAGGATATCGAGTATCCTTGTTTCTTGTGAAATGGTTAGTTCTGTATGTATAtgaattttaaatagaaaaatacagcCTATATTCTTCATGTGTAAAATCCCTAGTCAACAATAATTTTGTGAAATTTTAATCCTCTCTGTTAGCAGTATACTCTtttataaagaattcttatatgatttactgaagaaaaatgacattttagTCTTTGTAGTTTTTACGACTGTGTTCTTCTGATGCCATAACAACTTTACAGATATTGATCTTCATTTGACCTCTTATACACTTACCTGAATGAGTCATTTGATTGGAAATCTCCCTACTGATCATTTCACTATATTCCTCATTTTTAGAGGGGTTTCAAGTCATTGTCATATGATGATCTTTGTCTTATTTTGATTTACAATATGCTGCCTCTGTAATAGTTATTGCTGCCTTAAAATCCAGATATATATTTGATTTGAACAAAATCCCTAAAGACTGAGGTAGAACTAGGAAATGAAacatatattcattcattgattaaATTGTGATTCTCTCCTATTCAGGTGAGTGAAGATAAGTCGCTTCCAAATTTGATGAATGAGACAAAATTTTCTTGGGTAAATGAATTTGTGTTGCTGGGACTCTCTACTTCCCAGGAGCCCCAACCATTCCTGTTTGTTGTATTTTCACTACTCTACCTAACTATTTTGCTGGGTAACTTTCTCATCATCCTCACTGTGATCTCAGATGCCCAccttcacacccccatgtactttctGCTTGCAAACCTCTCTTTTACAGATATATGTCTAGCCTCCTTTGCTACCCCCAAAATGATCACTGACTTTCTAGTAGAACACAAGACTATTTCCTTTGAAGCTTGCCTAGCCCAGATTTTCTTTATTCATCTATTTGGTGGTGGTGAAATGGTGATCCTTGTATCCATGGCCTATGACCGTTACGTTGCTATTTGCAAACCTCTCCACTACATGACAATCATGAGTCGTCACATGTGTGTTATTCTGGTCCTCATCGCCTGGTGTGTTGGCCTCATCCATACTACTATCCAGATGTCATTTGCTGTTAACTTGCCTTTCTGTGGTCCTAATCAGGTTGATAGCTTTTTCTGTGACCTCCCTCTAGTGACCAAGCTCGCCTGCAGAGACACGTATTTTGTCAGCCTATTAGTTCTTGCAAACAGCGGCTTTCTCTCTGtgatttccttcttcctcctggtCATCTCTTACACTGTGATACTTGTCACAGTTAGGAACCACTCCTCTGCCAGCATGGCAAAGGCCCGTTCCACGTTGACTGCTCACATCACTGTGGTCATATTATTCTTTGGACCATGCATCTTCACTTATGTCTGGCCCTTCAACAGTTACTCAGTTGACAAGGTTCTTGCTGTCTTCTACACCATCTTTACTCCCATTTTAAACCCAACTATCTACACTCTAAGgaacaaagaaatgaagacaGCCATGTCAAAACTGAAGAGTCAGTATCTGAAGCCTGGTCAGATTTTTGCAGTGATAAGAAATGTTCTTTTCCTGGAATCAAAATAatatactataaatatatatatatataaataaatatatatatataaataaagaatatatatatatttttttctctttatttttttaaatgttacattaaaaaaatataagaggtccccatctACCCCTCTACCCtcctaaccccactcctcccacatcaacaacttctttcatcattgtggcacattttcattgtatttggtgaatacagtttggagcactgctgcaccacaaaaatagtggtttacattgtagtttacactctcccccagtccacccagcgggccatggcaggacatacaatgtccagcatctgtcccttccgtgccacccaggataactcccaTTTACTCCTTAGGAACTCTGTAGAAGCATAAGAAAAAAAtccttctttattaaaaataaaaaaacaaacaaaaactctatTTATTTAAAGTCCCTGATCAAGTTAAACTGTATACCTTCAACAACCATAATTATTTTAACCTGTACTCCATTCTGTACTCCATTCTATCAATCATTTTGGTCCCCTTCTGTGAgactctttttattttcctaaaaacTTTCTAAATATAGACACACAGAATACATTTGTTGAAAATTGATTTACTAATAAAAAAAAGCCCTTGTATATTATAACCTTGTTCATATATATGagaatcattttgttttttaattatttaaaaaaacaacaaaatactaTACTATAATCTTAACAGTAAATTATTATTGGCTTACTGTTACAAATGTAATTAATGTGATTAAAGGAAGTCGTGGGGAAGGACTGGTATTGGAAACATGCATAAAAGAGTAAGGACAATAATTAAAAGCCATAGTGCATGCTAGCAATTTTAATGTACTCTACTTTCTATCATgtaccttgtttttcttttttgatttctgtttcctactttcattctctatataaaatcattttaagaTGTTGGATTACTTGCTTAAAACatggaaaaaaagatttttaattacaaatggtaaaaaaaattataactctCCCTCTCAAATAGAGAACTGTTCAGAATCCATCTATAGagagataataaatatatttgtctATACCACTGAAGTAATACATATATttactatataaaatataatataaggtAGGTGATAAATGACATAGAGTATATGATTATCTAGATGAAAAGGCATATAACTCTGCACTATATAATTGGCAGCACACAAAAATAATTCTGATTTAAGACAATTGTGTCAGTGAAATGCCAAATGTAATTATCACCTAGAAAAAGGCATGTACATTGAAGAACACTTTTCAGAAATCTCTGTGCAAAGTGACTACTTAATAAATGTATTCATTGATAACAATGTATTGCATAAATTAACAGAGATTTGTATattgtatttattcatatttgtgtcataaaataataataataatctgatTTCTTTCAGAGATAAATCTTACATCTCTAACTTGCTTTTTCATGAGGATTTGTGCCTGAATCGTAACATAAACATCTCTCTCCACCTAGGAATCCATGGTttctaccttttttaaaaaagttttttctgATCAATATCAGTAGAAATGACAATAATGACTATTTTTCATTTggttaaatttcatttttgattGCCTAATGCAGGACCTGATGATTGATAACAGATCTTCATTGCTAGATCTTGGGGTAGTAATGGAATTACTCCCCTGAGAGCACATATGAGACCAAATTTCTTGAGATTCccaatacacatttttttaaggTATCCCTTACTTAGGATATTCAAagcatttcctttatttttctacagTGTTCTACTTTCAATTTGGTGTGTTACATGACTCTTCTCTAGAGTCCAATATCTAGAGTCTTCCAAATAATTCTCCAATTCTTATTAAcataaaaacaaatgttttaatttctgaacCAAATTGAACCGTATTATTcaggatgtaaataaataaaataaaaataaatgtgaaagaatCTCTaagattatttatatattaacacattttatattaatggagTCTAAaagaatttcatatttttattattttccaatgTTATGTATAAAATTAAATGATTTATTGTCTCCGTACTAATTCAAATTAATTAGCACTGTACAAAATGCAATGTAGTGATGATTTGTGTGCATTTTACCAttgtttatttaaatttgttGATGAGTCATTTGTTCTGCTCATTTTATGCCTTGtataaataatattaagaagGGTAAAGGAAGTTGGGCAATTTTATGAAGTTAGAAAATGGCagaatgtattttcttttataactttattttttaaaagatacttaggttgcataaatattacatagaatatataggagattccccaCACTTCTCAcattggcaacatctttcatcagtgtggtacattcattgcaattgataaacacattttggagcattgccactaagcctggattatagtagttgtagtttatactctctcccattcaactctgtaggctatgacaggatatataatgatctgtatctgtcattgtaatgtcattcaggacagttcctaagtccccaaaatgcccacatattacacctgattttccctttccctactcccagaacctccagtggccactgcctccacatcaatgatctttatgccattgctagaatcacaataaatctatagtagaatatgagtaagtctactttattccatAGTTCCTTCACCAATCCTGAGtactctgtgatggtgatgcccattccatctTTAATGGAGGGGGGCCTTCTATCTCACAtgctgatagatgggactctcttgcctgcagttgtacaCACTCAGTTCCTTGTTatattgtttgtccatcatctcctccttgttagttgtcctgagtccaatgaactgcagagcaGGTGATGCAACTatgctgagattcaaggcccagctggcacatggacagccccaagatttaagtctctttggtgtacacctaccaactctagtactaattataggttcaaaagaaggagagaagaaccatgtgtaggaaaaccacagttgagttcaactctgtcaccctgaggggcataaattccaaagtagggcccactggcaagggactaAACTCCTGACCTGCCATCACTATTGTGTCTAGGTGCCTGCATTGCCCTTAGGAACCCCTCTATTTGGGATTgttatctactttggttgtcagTGAGATcgtgctgagacatgcataagtgtcacctctggaatgacctcccaactggctttgaagtctcttagccatataaactatttGCCTTTACctcttcccccttttggtcatggtctttttattttttccagttccATTGTTTGTTGGTACTTatgcaatccctcagtgccagggagactcatccccaggagtcctgccccacaatggggggaagtactgcatttatatgctgagttcagcttagagagaggccacatttgagcaacaagaaagttcccagtaggtaactcttaggaaccctacaacactaggctaagtttcattttcagGAGCAAAGCTCACAAGtatagccatcaatatcaaggacccatcaatgggccatcctccttcattagtcatTGTACCTCTACTTGGGGGATCTTGGTGTTTCATTAAAGAATGTGACAAAACTTCCAGGATGAGAATATGatattcttttggctattatgtgaatctccacccactgtaacaatgccccatgaacatttgaacacatttatatgcctcaTATGTATCCCTaggtgaacttcttcccatgtatcctctatcactgacaccccaaaAGAATGAGCCTCCCTTGCCACAATTataacccctctgtgatccaaagcttcttaaaaaatgaagccattaaattgtaaaatacaattataagaaaatgaaataaaaatgataattttaaacttaaaaaagaaaatacagaaaaattgaacaaaaaaactaaaactaaaataaaatttaaaagttgggGTATTGAAAgataatgagaaataaataaacgaTTTTTTGCATTTTGCTGTTCATCACTGCAAGATTTGTTGTCCTGTAGGTTCAGTGacattattttcttatatttattcttccagtatcttactttttttccattttgtcttcaaagaagttttaggtcatgtATCGAATACTggtgactcccatatacccaacatcttccccattttcccccttcccatattaataaccttcttatatgtggatgatacatttgttacaactgatgtacaaatattgaagcatagctactaaccatggtcaatggtttacattttgaaccatatatttttacaaattttaattaaatgtaaCATGGTCTGTagccattattgcaagatcatgtagtatagttccattgcccccaaaatgcccctgttgCTTCCATTTTATTACTCCCCCCCACCTCAGGACCCACTATGTTTCACTCTTTGAAGGAGTTGTTGCAACAAAGGGAGGGTTTGACagactggtctgtcctcccctattagacagcacccatgctcttgagagactccagCTCTTCTGTTTGGAAACATAGTGGGCCTCCCCAAGATAGGAGTCTAAAAACATTCTGCTCATTTTATGTGGGTCTTTGCCCCCCAATACCACACACTacgacaaaatgatcactcacacactccctagaaacctgtctCAGGTTTACTCTGTCCTGAATGACCCCCCACCAACACTCTAAAAGAGTAACCcctccttgtcatattgccaacaGAGCTTCCCCAACATTGTAGTtacaaccacatacccaccaatcaccagtgttcacctgctcccttctcCAACCATCCCTCCTGTTCTGTGGACTATCCAGCCCTCCCTCCTCACCCTATTCCCTGTCAGACCTGCACCACCTGATCCAATAGTATCAGTACACCATGTTGCTTCATTGCACAACTATGCACTTCTACCctatcatatatttcacccatatgggcattgactcacaaccttcttctccctatttcctacaaacctatcttctagatcctagctctgtgagtctgctcaatttgcttaatttatatcagtgaggtcatataatatttgtccttcagtgcctagcTTTCGTCAttcaatataaggtcttcaagattcatctgtgtgttgtactgtatttatttttacagctaagtaatagtttgtgtgtatataccacactttgcttatcccttcatctgttgatgagcatttgggttgattccaacttttggcaatagtgaataatgccactatgaacattggtgtgcatatatctgtttgtgtccttgctttcaattcttctgggtatatacccagcagtgcaattgctggatcatgtgacagaTCTATAGTTCGttgtttgaggaaccaccaaactgtcctgcacaatggctgcacaattctacattctacatctaccagcagtggatgagagttcctgttaccccacatcctctccaacccttgtatTCCTCTGTTTTTGAAATAGCTGTTAGTTTAATGGGTGGaagattatatctcattgtagttttgatttgcatttccttaatagcttgcgatgttgagaatcttttcatgtgcttttttaggctttttatttattctttggaaaagtgtctattcaaatcactagcccttttttaaatgggttgtttgtctttttattttcaaggtgtaggaatTCTTTACATATACCAGATATTGGGCTCCTATTATAtatgtttatcaaatattttctcccattgtgtaagctgccttttcaatttcttgacaaactcctttaaggtgcaaaagttcttaattttgaggaggtcccatttatctattttttcttttttgcttgtactttgggtgtgaagttcattatttcctaatataagatcttatagatgcttccctacattatcctcCAAGGTCTtgatggtcttggctcttctatttaaatctttgatccatcttaagttaatttttgtataagatgtgagattgtgttcctttctcattcttttgggtatggatatccagttcttcaagcaccatttgttgaagacgccattctctcccagttgagtgggcttctTGACCTTATTGAgtatcagatgactatatattcaaggatctatatcaaaactctcaattaATTTCCTTtcgtcagtgtgtctatccttgtgccaattccATGCAGTATAGATGACTGTAGTTGgtagtatgttttatttatttattttttttaaagatttatttgtttatttatttctctccctccccccccccccagttgtctgctctctgtgtccattctctgtgtgttcttctgtgactacttctatccttatcaacggcaccgggaatctgtgtctctttttgttgcgtcatctggttgtgtcagctctccgtgcccttcctgggcaggctgcactttctttcgcatgggcagctctccttatggggtgcactccttgcacttggggctaccctatgcgggggacacccctatgcggggacacccctgcgtggcacagcactccttgtgcgcatcagcactgtgcatgggccagctccacatgggtcaaggagacccagggtttgaaccacagaccttccatgtggtaggtggacaccctatccattgggccaagtctgcttcccctggtagtatgttttaaagtcaggtaatgtgagtcctctgatttcatttttgtttttcagtgcgtctttggctatttggggcctcttgcccttccaaataaatctcatcatttttccagttcagtaaaaatgctTTGGTGATTTTTAATgggactgcattaaatctgtaggtcagtttgggtaggacagacatcttaatgatgtttggtcttcctatccatgaacagggaattttcttccatttatttaagtcttctttgatttcctttaataaagTTGTGTAGTTTTTTACATATAaattatttacatctttagttaaatttattcctaggtatttgattatttgtttttgctatagtaaatggtatttttttcatgatttcttcctcagattgctcattattggtgtaaggAGATGCTAATAATATTCGTGCGTTGACATTATagcctgcaactctgctgagttctttataagttctagaagctttgttgtagatttctcagggctttttatgtataggatcatgtcatctacacatagtgaaatttttatgtcttcctttcccatttgattgccttttatatctttttcttgcctaagtgcatGAGCatgaacttctagcacagtgttaaataggagcactgatagtgggcatacttgtctttgtcccaatcttagagggaaagcttttaaaatgtcaccattgtatatgatgttagttatgggtttttcatatataccctttatcatgatgaggagatttccttctattccttctatccttatcttttgtagtgtttttctcaggaaagggtgctataaTTTGCTGAATGCTtcttctgcatctgtagagatgatcatggattttttcttttgatctgtttatgtggtgtttaaCATTgactaattttcttatgttgaaacatccttg from Dasypus novemcinctus isolate mDasNov1 chromosome 3, mDasNov1.1.hap2, whole genome shotgun sequence includes:
- the LOC101428217 gene encoding olfactory receptor 4K15-like; the protein is MNETKFSWVNEFVLLGLSTSQEPQPFLFVVFSLLYLTILLGNFLIILTVISDAHLHTPMYFLLANLSFTDICLASFATPKMITDFLVEHKTISFEACLAQIFFIHLFGGGEMVILVSMAYDRYVAICKPLHYMTIMSRHMCVILVLIAWCVGLIHTTIQMSFAVNLPFCGPNQVDSFFCDLPLVTKLACRDTYFVSLLVLANSGFLSVISFFLLVISYTVILVTVRNHSSASMAKARSTLTAHITVVILFFGPCIFTYVWPFNSYSVDKVLAVFYTIFTPILNPTIYTLRNKEMKTAMSKLKSQYLKPGQIFAVIRNVLFLESK